One genomic segment of Desulfomicrobium sp. ZS1 includes these proteins:
- a CDS encoding HAD family phosphatase: MKKVQRPAAVLFDMDGLLIDSEATLKRIWQDCAARLGFDLSDSLYAHLVGVPNVLCEEKLMLWFNNFPLDDFRSNWKATRAEQHNNGGIPPKAGALELVAWLEGQGVPMALATSSSREAVDRHRASWPELFRFASIMTVEQVARPKPDPDIYLRTCAHLGVAPTDCVIFEDSNPGMRAAIASGARAIMIPELVAPEPSVRAGAAHIYSSLNHAFDNREDWF, from the coding sequence ATGAAGAAAGTGCAACGTCCCGCAGCCGTCCTTTTTGACATGGACGGCCTGCTCATTGATTCCGAAGCCACGCTGAAGCGGATCTGGCAAGACTGTGCGGCCCGGCTGGGCTTTGATTTGAGCGACAGTCTTTATGCACATCTGGTCGGGGTTCCCAACGTTCTGTGCGAGGAAAAGCTCATGCTTTGGTTTAATAATTTTCCTCTCGACGATTTCCGGAGCAACTGGAAGGCGACGCGGGCAGAGCAGCATAATAATGGCGGTATCCCGCCCAAAGCCGGTGCCTTGGAACTTGTGGCCTGGCTTGAAGGGCAGGGAGTGCCCATGGCCCTGGCCACGTCCTCCTCGCGCGAGGCTGTGGACCGCCATCGCGCAAGCTGGCCGGAACTCTTTCGCTTCGCGTCCATCATGACTGTCGAGCAGGTTGCCCGTCCCAAGCCGGATCCGGATATTTATCTGAGGACCTGCGCCCATCTCGGAGTTGCGCCCACGGACTGCGTGATCTTCGAGGACTCCAACCCCGGCATGCGTGCTGCTATCGCCTCCGGCGCCCGCGCCATCATGATCCCCGAGCTGGTCGCGCCGGAGCCCTCTGTGCGGGCCGGCGCGGCTCATATTTACTCCTCCCTGAACCATGCTTTTGATAACCGCGAGGATTGGTTTTGA
- the epsC gene encoding serine O-acetyltransferase EpsC, which yields MAKYLKVDNVLSGVVESLCAPESYKGVYHQPSFGSPMPSVELLSEIVERLRSVLFPGFFKESFITPQNMAYFVGSKLEKVRRELIQQVERGFCFACEKDEHSCSVECEVRAENLCNEFLQTLPRIRHMLATDVQAAFAGDPAAKNPGETIFCYPSIRAVTNHRIAHELYLLGVPLIPRIISEMAHSSTGIDIHPGATIGESFFIDHGTGTVIGETCIIGKNVRLYQGVTLGAKSFPKGENGHLVKGIARHPIVEDNATIYSGATILGRITIGEGAVIGGNVWVVDDVAPGSKVYRNL from the coding sequence ATGGCCAAATATTTGAAAGTCGACAATGTGCTGAGCGGCGTGGTGGAAAGCCTCTGCGCCCCGGAATCCTACAAGGGCGTCTATCACCAGCCATCCTTCGGATCGCCCATGCCGTCGGTGGAGCTCTTGTCGGAGATCGTGGAGCGGCTGCGCTCCGTGCTCTTTCCGGGCTTCTTCAAGGAATCCTTTATCACGCCGCAGAACATGGCCTATTTCGTCGGCTCCAAGCTGGAAAAGGTCCGCCGTGAATTGATTCAGCAGGTGGAGCGGGGTTTCTGCTTCGCCTGCGAGAAAGACGAGCATTCCTGTTCCGTGGAGTGCGAGGTGCGGGCGGAAAATCTCTGCAACGAATTTTTGCAGACCTTGCCGCGCATCCGTCACATGCTGGCCACGGACGTGCAGGCCGCCTTTGCCGGAGACCCCGCGGCCAAGAATCCCGGCGAGACCATCTTCTGCTACCCGTCCATTCGGGCCGTGACCAATCATCGCATCGCCCACGAGCTCTATCTCCTGGGCGTGCCGCTGATTCCGCGCATCATCAGCGAGATGGCCCATTCGTCCACAGGCATCGACATCCATCCCGGCGCGACCATCGGCGAGTCCTTCTTCATCGATCACGGCACGGGCACGGTCATCGGCGAGACCTGCATCATCGGCAAGAACGTGCGCCTGTACCAGGGCGTGACCCTGGGGGCCAAGAGTTTCCCCAAGGGCGAAAACGGCCATCTGGTCAAGGGCATTGCCCGTCACCCCATTGTCGAGGACAACGCGACCATCTACTCCGGGGCGACCATCCTTGGGCGCATCACCATCGGAGAGGGCGCGGTCATCGGCGGCAATGTCTGGGTCGTGGACGACGTGGCTCCGGGGAGCAAAGTGTATCGCAATCTTTAA
- a CDS encoding J domain-containing protein: MTLTYTELAKAKKVLQLPDRASMKEIRVLYKNLLKRWHPDTCAEDKEQCNEMTHRIVSAYKTVRAYCDSYEYSFEEQELKRHLSTEEWWMDKFGEDPLWAKSRK; encoded by the coding sequence ATGACGCTCACCTACACGGAACTTGCCAAGGCGAAAAAGGTTCTGCAGCTACCCGACCGCGCATCCATGAAGGAAATAAGGGTCTTGTACAAAAATCTTCTCAAGCGCTGGCACCCGGACACCTGCGCCGAAGACAAAGAACAATGCAATGAGATGACGCATCGGATAGTATCCGCCTACAAGACAGTCCGCGCATACTGCGACAGCTACGAATACTCCTTCGAGGAGCAGGAACTTAAGCGTCACCTCTCCACAGAGGAATGGTGGATGGACAAATTCGGCGAGGACCCCTTGTGGGCCAAAAGCCGGAAATGA
- a CDS encoding NAD(P)/FAD-dependent oxidoreductase, with protein MNTLTTKTPMEPVHVDVLVEPDKHDDAAYVRAQALAKAGLDDDGNIRVRVVRRSIDARAKMPRFLLRVAVGGTDATPSVFAPKRLGGQRVIVVGAGPGGYFAALTLIEAGLKPVLLERGRDVRARLKDVKKIYSEGLVNPHSNYCFGEGGAGTYSDGKLYTRSKKRGDVDRILDLFVAHGASPDIGVDAHPHLGSNVLPKLVRNMREAIIAAGGEIHFEAHVADLMLDSGQVRGVRLTGGEAVEGEAVILATGHSARDIYGLLLRRGVRVEAKPFALGVRIEHPQELVDRMFYHHSPRHPALPPASYRLACQTAERGVFSFCMCPGGFVVPASTAPGELVLNGMSLASRKAPFANAGLVAQINPADVHGDDPLALLRFQAEVEQIMFRAGDGRTQRAPAQRADDFLQGRISANLGATSYIPGVYGAPLHELLPAFVTRALQEGLAILGKKNKGFDSSEATLLAVESRTSSPVRIPRDSETLMHPQVSGLFPCGEGAGYAGGIVSAAMDGVAVARAVERQFKK; from the coding sequence TTGAATACTCTGACCACAAAAACACCCATGGAACCTGTGCATGTCGATGTGCTGGTGGAGCCGGACAAACACGATGACGCCGCATACGTGCGGGCTCAGGCCTTGGCCAAGGCGGGCCTGGACGACGACGGGAACATCCGGGTGCGGGTGGTGCGCCGCTCCATAGATGCACGGGCCAAGATGCCCAGATTTCTGCTGCGTGTCGCCGTGGGCGGGACGGACGCTACCCCTTCCGTGTTCGCGCCCAAGAGGCTGGGCGGTCAGCGCGTGATTGTGGTCGGGGCCGGACCGGGTGGTTATTTTGCAGCCCTGACCCTCATCGAGGCGGGCCTTAAGCCCGTGCTGCTGGAGCGCGGACGCGACGTTCGCGCCCGGCTCAAGGACGTGAAAAAGATCTACTCCGAAGGACTGGTCAACCCGCACTCCAACTACTGCTTCGGCGAAGGCGGGGCGGGCACCTATTCCGACGGCAAGCTATACACCCGCTCCAAAAAGCGCGGCGATGTGGACCGCATCCTCGATCTTTTCGTGGCTCACGGCGCATCCCCGGACATCGGCGTGGACGCGCATCCGCATTTGGGGTCCAACGTGCTGCCGAAGCTGGTGCGGAACATGCGCGAGGCCATCATCGCAGCGGGCGGAGAGATCCATTTCGAGGCGCATGTGGCCGATCTGATGCTTGACTCCGGACAGGTGCGCGGCGTGCGCCTGACCGGAGGAGAAGCGGTGGAAGGCGAGGCCGTGATTTTGGCCACCGGACATTCGGCCCGCGACATCTACGGTCTCCTGCTCCGGCGCGGGGTTCGCGTCGAGGCCAAACCCTTTGCCCTGGGGGTGCGCATTGAACACCCGCAGGAGTTGGTCGACAGGATGTTCTACCACCACAGCCCGCGTCATCCGGCCTTGCCTCCTGCCAGCTACCGCCTGGCCTGCCAGACCGCGGAGCGGGGCGTGTTCTCGTTCTGCATGTGTCCCGGCGGGTTCGTGGTTCCGGCGTCCACGGCTCCGGGCGAACTGGTTTTGAACGGCATGAGCCTGGCCAGCCGCAAGGCTCCCTTTGCCAATGCGGGGCTGGTGGCCCAGATCAACCCCGCCGACGTCCATGGGGACGACCCGCTGGCGCTGCTGCGCTTTCAGGCCGAGGTCGAACAGATCATGTTCCGCGCCGGAGACGGCAGGACCCAGCGCGCCCCGGCCCAGCGGGCCGATGATTTCCTGCAGGGCAGGATTTCCGCGAATCTGGGTGCGACCTCATACATCCCGGGAGTTTATGGCGCGCCGCTGCACGAGCTGCTGCCCGCTTTCGTGACCCGGGCCCTGCAGGAGGGGCTTGCCATTCTGGGCAAGAAAAACAAGGGATTCGACAGTTCCGAAGCGACGCTTTTGGCTGTGGAGTCACGCACCAGTTCGCCGGTGCGCATCCCGCGAGACAGCGAAACGCTGATGCATCCGCAGGTGAGTGGCCTTTTTCCCTGCGGCGAGGGGGCTGGGTATGCCGGGGGCATAGTTTCGGCGGCCATGGACGGGGTGGCTGTGGCGCGGGCGGTGGAACGGCAGTTTAAAAAATAG
- a CDS encoding iron-containing alcohol dehydrogenase produces the protein MIYSFSTARVVFGIGARAGVATHAAHLGKHCLLVTGSRAARCDWLLENLREVMDEVTSVAISGEPDTAFISAQAEAARGAGCDVVVAIGGGSVIDAGKALAALVANTGDLFDYLEVVGRGLPLEHNPLPMIAVPTTAGTGAEVTANAVLLSPAHGVKASLRAPGLIPSLAVVDPELAVSLPPRQTAASGMDALTQLMETFVSHAASPLTDPLCRDGLTRAARSLRIAVQDGADLRARSDMALAALFSGMALANAKLGAVHGFAAPLGAMLGAAHGEICAALLPHVMEANIKVLLATDSSHPALDRYAEVGHLLTGVREAQAGVDFVRSLCADLGVRGLKVLGLDEGRVDEAARKAAKASSMKGNPVVLDHERLVSILLGALGE, from the coding sequence ATGATATATTCATTTTCCACCGCACGCGTGGTTTTCGGTATCGGCGCACGGGCTGGCGTGGCCACGCACGCCGCGCATCTGGGCAAACATTGCCTGCTGGTGACCGGGAGCCGCGCCGCGCGCTGCGACTGGCTGCTGGAGAATTTACGGGAAGTGATGGATGAGGTTACGAGCGTGGCCATCTCCGGCGAACCCGATACCGCGTTTATCTCCGCACAGGCTGAAGCCGCCAGGGGGGCTGGTTGCGATGTGGTTGTGGCCATCGGCGGCGGGAGCGTCATCGACGCGGGCAAGGCCCTGGCTGCGCTGGTCGCGAATACAGGCGACCTGTTCGATTATCTGGAGGTGGTCGGACGCGGCCTGCCGCTTGAGCATAATCCCCTGCCCATGATCGCGGTGCCGACCACGGCCGGGACCGGGGCCGAGGTCACGGCCAACGCCGTGCTGCTCTCGCCCGCGCACGGGGTCAAGGCCAGCCTGCGCGCGCCTGGTTTGATTCCTTCCCTGGCGGTCGTCGATCCCGAACTGGCCGTTTCATTGCCTCCGAGGCAGACCGCTGCTTCCGGCATGGACGCCTTGACCCAGCTCATGGAGACTTTCGTGTCCCATGCGGCCAGCCCGCTGACCGATCCGCTTTGCCGCGACGGACTGACGCGAGCGGCGAGGTCGTTGCGCATCGCGGTGCAGGATGGCGCCGATCTGCGGGCGCGTTCGGACATGGCTCTGGCCGCCTTGTTTTCAGGCATGGCCCTGGCCAACGCGAAGCTCGGGGCCGTGCATGGCTTCGCCGCCCCGCTGGGGGCCATGCTCGGCGCGGCGCACGGTGAAATCTGCGCGGCCCTGCTGCCTCATGTCATGGAGGCCAATATTAAGGTCCTGCTTGCCACCGATTCCAGTCACCCGGCCCTGGACCGCTACGCCGAGGTGGGCCATCTGCTGACCGGGGTTCGTGAGGCCCAGGCCGGGGTGGATTTCGTGCGTTCGTTGTGCGCGGATCTGGGCGTCAGAGGTTTGAAGGTGCTGGGGCTTGACGAGGGCCGTGTGGACGAGGCGGCCCGCAAGGCGGCCAAGGCGTCGAGCATGAAGGGAAATCCGGTGGTCCTGGACCATGAACGGCTTGTGTCCATTTTGCTTGGAGCCTTGGGAGAGTGA
- a CDS encoding HU family DNA-binding protein, translating to MVADDAEIHVEKADLIARLKIEMGYSDEEAERVVDAMMESITESLSKGDKINLPGIGTMAVVERSVRKGEDQSTGRDIKFSPGKRLKDALTSLDFITKGLE from the coding sequence ATGGTAGCGGACGACGCCGAGATTCATGTGGAAAAAGCTGACCTTATCGCGCGCCTCAAGATCGAAATGGGCTACTCCGATGAAGAGGCCGAACGCGTTGTGGACGCCATGATGGAAAGCATTACCGAGTCCTTGAGCAAGGGCGACAAGATCAACTTGCCGGGCATCGGAACAATGGCCGTGGTCGAGCGGAGTGTGCGCAAGGGCGAGGACCAGTCCACGGGAAGGGATATCAAATTTTCTCCCGGAAAACGTCTTAAAGATGCCCTCACTTCTCTTGATTTTATAACCAAAGGTTTGGAATAA
- a CDS encoding TrkA family potassium uptake protein: MKFLVSQMAALIQRGQQKANTRLMVRFLLILLGFFAAFTVLFHFLMAYEGQDHSWITGLYWTLTVMSTLGFGDITFTSDLGRLFSIFVMLSGVVFMLIVLPFTFIQFFYAPWLEEQNKARAPRKVPDTLSGHVILTFCDAITLNLVDKLNQYDIRYVILVPDLQQALNLHETGLNVVLGELDDPETYLRLRVREAAMVVVMNEDVASTNIIFTIREVADKTPIITNADQEDSVDILNLAGSTHTYEFTTMLGQVLARRVMGVSMKANVIGNFDELLIAEAPAMRTPLQGRTLAESRLRELTGVNVVGIWEQGRFYLPDPKNVIGASTVLVLAGSENQFDIYDSIMGPSGKDREHSGPVVVLGGGRVGMSVARTLAERGVDYRIVEKRMLKNTEDARIIQGSAADLDILVLAGINETPSIIITTHDDDLNIFLTIYCRRLRPDVQIISRASLDRNINTLHRAGANLVMSFSSLFATTVLNLLNPEKLLMLSEGLNIFRSKPSETIVGKALREQKIRQTTGCSIIAIKRGEEMLLNPEPGTIVSKDDELILIGTAQAEKNFMEHYQTN; the protein is encoded by the coding sequence ATGAAATTTCTCGTTTCTCAGATGGCGGCCCTGATCCAACGCGGACAACAGAAAGCCAATACGCGACTGATGGTCCGTTTTCTGCTCATCCTGCTCGGCTTCTTTGCCGCTTTCACGGTCCTTTTCCATTTCCTGATGGCCTACGAAGGCCAGGATCATTCCTGGATCACCGGCCTGTACTGGACCCTGACGGTCATGAGCACCCTGGGTTTCGGGGACATCACCTTCACCTCGGACCTCGGGCGCCTGTTTTCCATTTTCGTGATGCTGAGCGGCGTCGTTTTCATGCTCATCGTTCTGCCCTTCACCTTCATCCAATTTTTCTACGCTCCATGGCTGGAGGAACAGAACAAGGCCCGGGCGCCGCGTAAAGTTCCGGACACCCTCTCCGGCCACGTCATCCTGACCTTCTGCGACGCGATCACCCTCAATCTGGTCGACAAATTGAACCAATACGACATCAGGTACGTCATTCTCGTCCCGGATTTGCAGCAGGCCCTGAACCTTCACGAAACGGGCCTCAACGTCGTCCTCGGAGAGCTGGACGACCCCGAGACGTACCTGCGCCTGCGGGTTCGCGAGGCGGCCATGGTCGTGGTCATGAACGAGGATGTGGCCAGCACCAACATCATCTTCACCATCCGCGAGGTCGCGGACAAGACGCCCATCATCACCAACGCCGATCAGGAGGACTCCGTGGACATCCTCAATCTGGCCGGCAGCACGCACACCTACGAGTTCACCACGATGCTGGGCCAGGTCCTGGCCAGGCGGGTCATGGGGGTGAGCATGAAGGCCAACGTCATCGGCAACTTCGACGAACTGCTCATCGCCGAGGCTCCGGCCATGCGCACGCCCCTGCAGGGCCGAACCCTGGCCGAAAGCAGGCTGCGCGAACTGACCGGGGTCAATGTCGTCGGCATCTGGGAACAGGGGCGCTTTTATTTGCCCGACCCCAAGAATGTGATCGGCGCATCCACGGTGCTGGTGCTGGCCGGTTCCGAAAACCAGTTCGACATCTACGATTCGATCATGGGACCAAGCGGAAAGGACAGGGAACACAGCGGGCCGGTGGTGGTCCTGGGCGGGGGCAGGGTCGGCATGTCCGTGGCCCGGACCCTGGCCGAACGGGGCGTCGACTATCGCATCGTGGAGAAAAGGATGCTCAAGAACACGGAGGACGCGCGCATAATCCAAGGCAGCGCGGCCGACCTCGACATCCTCGTCCTGGCCGGAATCAACGAGACGCCGTCCATCATCATCACCACCCATGACGACGACCTGAACATCTTCCTGACCATCTACTGCCGCCGCCTGCGTCCGGACGTGCAGATCATCAGCCGGGCCAGCCTGGACCGCAACATCAACACTCTGCACCGCGCCGGGGCCAATCTGGTCATGTCGTTCTCGTCCTTGTTCGCGACCACGGTCTTGAACCTGCTCAATCCCGAGAAGCTGCTCATGCTCTCCGAAGGGCTGAACATCTTCCGCTCAAAGCCGAGCGAAACCATCGTGGGCAAGGCGCTGCGGGAACAAAAAATCCGTCAGACCACGGGATGCAGCATCATCGCCATCAAGCGGGGCGAAGAAATGCTGCTCAATCCCGAGCCAGGGACCATCGTATCAAAAGACGACGAACTCATCCTGATCGGAACGGCGCAAGCGGAAAAGAATTTCATGGAGCACTACCAGACGAACTGA
- a CDS encoding multiheme c-type cytochrome has protein sequence MKHRRVLCILVTILLLGLGGGAGADMTKVKEFRIERGMSEQAKACIECHKTETPGLFADWANSRHASANIGCLDCHQAEEHDADVSEPHYKQYQRDDNTWGKQEYRVPIATAVTPKDCSRCHPDEVKQYAKSKHANTVEIMWKIDPWLNNGMNSDWERTAGCYYCHGTVLKKDDKGNLDAATWPNVGVGRVNMDGSLGSCTSCHTRHRFSVSEARKPEACGQCHLGPDHPQIEIYTESKHGAITETNKHEYRWDSAPGTWTAGVDYRTPSCAACHMSGSGSIIGTHDVTERLGWELQAPLTVRPQDFAAFPAQTNWQDEQEKMKTVCTQCHARSWVDAHYVKTDKSVTEYNEVYYKPAKAMLDDLYAKGLLDKTRFFDEKLEVEFYELWHHEGRRARMGTAMMAPDYTWWHGFYECKHRFNNFMAEARHLIATNTKAEIFKDFPNANGDTTKPAIIFGTKP, from the coding sequence ATGAAACACCGCCGCGTATTATGTATCCTCGTTACGATCCTCCTGCTTGGCCTGGGAGGCGGGGCCGGAGCGGACATGACCAAGGTCAAGGAGTTCCGCATCGAGCGGGGCATGTCCGAGCAAGCCAAGGCCTGCATCGAATGCCACAAAACCGAAACACCCGGCCTCTTCGCGGACTGGGCCAATAGCAGGCACGCCAGCGCCAACATCGGCTGTCTGGACTGCCACCAGGCCGAAGAGCATGACGCCGATGTGTCCGAACCGCACTACAAGCAGTACCAACGTGACGACAACACATGGGGCAAGCAGGAATACCGCGTGCCCATCGCCACGGCCGTGACCCCCAAGGACTGCTCGCGCTGTCATCCCGACGAGGTCAAGCAGTACGCCAAAAGCAAGCACGCCAACACCGTCGAAATCATGTGGAAGATCGACCCCTGGCTCAACAACGGCATGAACAGTGATTGGGAGCGCACGGCCGGATGCTACTACTGTCACGGCACCGTGCTGAAGAAGGACGACAAGGGCAATCTGGACGCGGCGACCTGGCCCAACGTGGGCGTGGGCCGCGTGAACATGGACGGCTCCCTGGGCAGTTGCACCTCCTGCCACACCCGGCACCGCTTCTCCGTGTCCGAGGCTCGCAAGCCCGAGGCCTGCGGCCAGTGCCACCTGGGACCCGACCATCCGCAGATTGAAATCTATACCGAGTCCAAACACGGTGCCATTACCGAAACCAACAAGCATGAGTACCGCTGGGATTCCGCTCCCGGTACCTGGACTGCAGGCGTAGATTACCGGACGCCAAGCTGCGCGGCTTGCCACATGTCCGGCTCAGGCTCCATCATCGGCACGCATGACGTGACCGAACGCCTCGGCTGGGAATTGCAGGCCCCTCTGACCGTCCGCCCGCAGGATTTTGCGGCCTTCCCGGCCCAGACCAACTGGCAGGACGAACAGGAAAAGATGAAGACGGTCTGCACGCAGTGCCATGCCAGAAGCTGGGTCGACGCCCATTACGTCAAGACCGACAAATCCGTGACCGAATACAACGAGGTCTACTACAAGCCCGCCAAGGCCATGCTTGACGATCTCTACGCCAAGGGTCTTTTGGACAAGACCCGCTTCTTCGACGAAAAGCTCGAGGTCGAATTTTACGAACTTTGGCATCACGAAGGCCGCCGGGCTCGCATGGGCACAGCCATGATGGCCCCGGACTACACGTGGTGGCATGGCTTCTACGAGTGCAAGCACCGCTTCAACAATTTCATGGCCGAGGCGCGACACCTCATCGCCACGAACACCAAGGCCGAAATATTCAAGGACTTCCCCAACGCCAACGGCGACACCACCAAACCGGCGATCATCTTCGGCACCAAGCCGTAA
- a CDS encoding NapC/NirT family cytochrome c, with the protein MKKYLKPTLLIAFGVVIAFPLFSMTYYTMVRTSTPQFCASCHEIQWAYDTWKSSTHVNNLQGFVADCMDCHLPAPHDTVNFFYMKTAHGLKDVIAHFMMDSPDDYDHAENRRKAYASFKNDQCLKCHRNIQNMPHNRGAMLAHKQVLYPMPGMEKRCVECHYDLVHNNRQIYDYHRLDLVAKK; encoded by the coding sequence ATGAAAAAATACCTGAAACCGACCCTCCTGATTGCTTTTGGCGTCGTCATTGCCTTTCCGCTCTTCAGCATGACTTACTACACCATGGTCAGGACGAGCACGCCGCAGTTCTGCGCCTCATGTCATGAAATACAATGGGCGTACGACACGTGGAAATCCTCGACCCACGTCAACAATCTTCAGGGATTTGTCGCGGACTGCATGGATTGCCATCTCCCCGCTCCGCACGACACGGTCAATTTTTTCTATATGAAAACGGCTCACGGCCTCAAAGACGTCATCGCCCACTTCATGATGGACTCTCCAGACGATTACGATCACGCCGAAAACCGCAGAAAAGCCTACGCATCATTCAAGAACGATCAGTGTCTCAAATGTCATCGCAATATCCAGAACATGCCGCACAACCGTGGAGCCATGCTGGCCCACAAGCAGGTGCTCTATCCGATGCCGGGCATGGAAAAACGTTGCGTCGAATGTCACTACGATCTGGTGCACAACAACAGGCAGATTTATGACTACCACAGACTGGATTTAGTCGCCAAAAAATGA
- the cysK gene encoding cysteine synthase A has product MKIANSMTDLVGNTPLVRLNRMAVGCVADVVVKLEFFNPLSSIKDRIALNMIDEAERGGRLRPGSVIVEPTSGNTGVGLAFVCAVRGYHLILTMPESMSLERRMLLSAMGAELVLTPASAGMAGAVAEAEKILTSLEDGFMPGQFVNPANPAMHERTTAEELWHDTDGRIDALVAGVGTGGTITGVARTLKRRKPGFLGVAVEPAASPLLSGGKAGPHKIQGIGANFIPEVLDRNTVDRIITVSNEDAMITARRLAREEGILCGISSGANVWAALQMAREPEMKGKLIVAIICDTGERYLSTELFASKS; this is encoded by the coding sequence ATGAAGATTGCAAATTCCATGACCGATCTGGTCGGTAATACTCCTCTGGTTCGCTTGAATCGCATGGCTGTCGGCTGTGTGGCCGATGTCGTGGTCAAGCTCGAATTTTTCAACCCGCTGTCTTCGATCAAGGACCGCATCGCGCTGAACATGATCGACGAGGCGGAACGCGGCGGCAGGCTTCGTCCCGGATCGGTCATTGTCGAGCCGACCAGCGGCAACACCGGCGTGGGCCTGGCTTTTGTCTGCGCCGTGCGCGGGTATCATCTCATCCTGACCATGCCCGAATCCATGAGCCTGGAGAGGCGCATGCTCCTCTCCGCCATGGGCGCCGAGCTGGTGCTTACCCCTGCGTCGGCGGGCATGGCCGGAGCCGTGGCCGAAGCGGAAAAGATCCTGACCTCCCTCGAAGACGGCTTCATGCCGGGCCAGTTCGTCAATCCTGCCAATCCGGCCATGCATGAGCGGACCACGGCCGAAGAACTCTGGCACGACACCGACGGCCGTATCGACGCCCTGGTCGCGGGCGTGGGCACGGGCGGGACCATCACCGGCGTGGCCCGCACCCTGAAACGCCGCAAGCCGGGTTTTCTGGGCGTGGCCGTGGAACCGGCGGCTTCACCGCTTTTGAGCGGCGGCAAGGCCGGGCCGCACAAGATCCAGGGCATTGGCGCCAATTTCATTCCCGAAGTGCTCGATCGTAACACCGTGGACCGCATAATCACCGTTTCCAACGAGGACGCCATGATCACGGCCCGCCGGCTTGCCCGTGAAGAGGGTATCCTGTGCGGCATCTCCTCGGGCGCCAATGTCTGGGCGGCCCTGCAGATGGCCCGCGAACCGGAAATGAAGGGCAAGCTCATCGTCGCCATCATCTGCGACACGGGCGAACGTTACCTGTCCACTGAACTTTTTGCATCCAAGAGCTGA